CATCCAAGGGtttgatttgaattatGCAGGTGTCATCTTGGGAAAATCTGTGAGCTATGATAAGGCAAACAACtgtattaaattattaccagAATTTTATGATGATCATGCCGGATTTactaagaagaaaaatattaaaaatgcAGATTCTGTTAAACAAAAGATTATAATGAATAGTATCAACGTTTTACTGACGAGAGGTGTTAAAGGATTATATGTTTATGCATATGATCCAGAATTAAGAAGAATTTTACTGGAATCGAAGGCCCATAACCATCTAGACTCTTAAAATAAACAACCCACTAATTAAAAAAGGAATTTATAGAGTTAAGGTATGGATATAGACATTAATATAGTAAATGCATTCTCAAAATGAgtatattcttttcttgcCATAGAGGTTCTGAAAAGAGATCTATCAACGGTTTCTCTTGGTTTATTATATAGTTTAGTCTGTGTAGTCCGCTATTTGGTGCACTGAACGTTGGTACAGAACACTAATCGACGTTAAGAAGTTTTTATGATGTTAGTGCCGACAATTAATTGGATTGGGtccataattttttttcctgCTTGTCTGTCGTTGTCACCACTGGCTGTTCTCTTTTATTAGCAGCTTCCCAAGTTATCCCACTGAAGACGATGACGATACCAGTCCATTGTAAAGCATTTAGAGTCTTGCCGTACACAATTATACTTAAGATCATAGAGATCATCTTCCTTGTGACAGTAATCATAACCAGGACCAATGATCCATATTGTTCTAAAGTGTAAAAGATGAAACATTGACCCAAAGCTCCACATATGGAGTAAGTTAATAGATAAGATACGATTTCCGGGTCTGAATATAGCATTTTCAAAGCAGATACTATTTGAgttttatcaaataaaatgaaatagATAATATTCCATAAAATGATGAACATATTCAGCACAAACATCAAATGTGAACCTGTGATTACTTTGTTCTTCTTATCATTCTCATGTTTCCTATTTCTACTTATCTTTAACATAGTATCTTGAGTAGCGTTTGTCATACCGTCTAGAAATAAACTTGCCGCTAATAGGGCAAATCCATACAATGAGTCACTTAAAAACATTTTTCCATTAGTATTATCAATGTTATTCGTTTTTCTTGAGGAGGAACCACCATAAGTGAAGACACCTACACCAATACTTACCAAAACGGCTactaattttttctcattTGGAATGGAAGTTTTATAAAACAACAAATGGATCAAAAGAACCGGTATCATTTTGGAAGATTTGGCTAATATATAAGTTAAATAATCCACATAATGTAATGAATATGTAGCTAATGGATTTGAAGTACTTTGTGtcaatgaaattattgCCAATTCCTTTGGATAATCAGAAATTAACTGGAATGGGCTGTatgattaattttttttaccTTTGGACTTCACAGCTAGATACATATACCCTAGGAGCATGGCCACTATAGCTTGTGAAACGGCAATAAAATTTGGATATCTAAATTGCGCATTACTTTGAGGCcatatttttgttgttaATGGTTCTTGTACTAATGCCCATGTTAGGAAACTTGTATAAATACCTGTTGCACATATCAGTAGAGTGTATATACTCTTATTCGTTTGAGGCTTCTCCTTTTGGGAAGACGTAATATGGCTCATTCAGCTATAAAGAAATGGTTAGTCGGTGTCCTTTGTGATACTATTACCTTCTATATTTTGTGTAAGTGCAgagaatttttcacttcaacttcatcattaccgtgttatttattacatttttcaattgtaacTGCGTCGTTTTTTTTTGGACAGGAAAGTTGGGGCGacacaaaatataataaagtagtatatataaatatataaatatataatacacTTTGAGGGAGTTTGTGAAGTTTTATTCTAGTTTTATGTAGGTATTTATGTATACTAGACGTTTTGGAATGGCAATCAATTTAGATATAAAGAGTGTTTATATCTTGGTCTATTTATAATacatttgaataaaaaggaaaatggTGAGCACTTATGTAGTAGATGATAGGAGAGCTCTCCTTGAATACGTAAATAAACGAACGATAAAATAACAAACACCAAATAGATATAACGAATCAACCTTATACACTATTAAATAACTATTACGTAATTAATAcacaacatcaacaactAAGTTACgaacaacagcaacaattTTCAAGACCGCTCTTATAACTCTCAGGTAAGTGAACAAGTAGACCCCCTTCGCTCTAGTGCTAGATCAGCACAGTTATTATGATCATCAACGGTGTAGTTTatgaattttcaaaataatgtttatttttggtTACAATAATGtgtcaaaatattatcatctatttcagaaggaaaaaaatttaagaaGCTGGCTCTGCAATTACCAAGCAATCCGCTAAGATTATTGATttctaaataatttttgttaataGCCTATATATAACTCTCCAAAGCGATCCTTGCAAAGATTCATCACATAATATCCAGTAGGGAAGATGTCTAGGAAAATAAATGATCCGGTTCACAGGATGGATTACTCATCTGCGAATAGATCCTTAATAGCGGGATACTGCATCTACCTATGCACTAAAAACTACAAGTTTGAACAATTCGatgaaatattcatttcttcaaagGTTATATATGACTTTTTCCCACTGAGTACCGGCATAGGATACAGTTTTTCAAATGTAGATGTCTCAATGCTTCACCATCCGATTTTCTAATTGGAAATGCCCGAATGTGCATTAATTCATCTAtccaattttcaatataatcTTTTAGAATACAATGGTATATTAGTTTTCTTTGAAACGTGTACGTAGCCacaaatattatattttaaacAGAACAAAAGGAATATGGAGGTGGCAATTTCTTCGTGTTGAACAATCAATTCCACAGACACGAGATTATCTGAttgttccttttttttttttattaggAGCTTCTAAAGAGGAGTACCTCTTGCAATATTTACTATAGATTCGTTTAACTAAAAGCGACAAATTACATAGAGTCTAGATGATAACGCCTGCATTCAAGATTGTCCTCTCGACTGAATCAATTCAGTGGTGCAGGGCGTTTGGATTATGGGCTTTACAATTCGAGGATTGAAGTTTATTCCATGGAAGCACCGTTCTGACTCATTCAGGATGAATCTATGGTACATGATCGAACACACATTCGTCCCTTTTATCATATCCCATAGACGACCTTCCTTCGACTTGCTTTGTATATGTTCTTGACActgtttctttctttctcttccTGTATAAACCATCTTTCACTGTATAGAGACGCCCGAATTTAGTTGTTGAAAAGTTTCTTCAAACAAGACATGTATAACGTTACCCACTTTTAATAGACAACAGGAGGAGAAGTACAGTACCAATAAAGAAGCAACGAACTGAGAAGGAGAAATAGATTAAACTATGGCCATTTACTCTCCAATTGCAGCTACCTACGGTGTTCGTGTCCAACAATTCCTCGAATCGCAACATGATTTTTTTAGATATCATGacaaattgaataaaaaattacaaaaactAAGACATAATTGCGGTTTAGTCACTAAAGATACTAAGAAATACACTACCAAAGAgaaatattccaaaattaCATCCGATGATTACGATAATAAGAACAAATTGTTCGGTGCTTTGGTCCTTTTACACGCTGAAAGagatttatcattagtCGAAACTTTAAAACTAAGAGGCCGTGAAAGAGgtaaattaaagaaaagtgAGAAAAAAGTCATTGCTACAAGATTGAAGAAAGTTGTTAAAACGATTGAAAATTTGGTGGAATTGACTGCCAATGAACAAAATTGGGTTACTCGTTCtcaatatttgattttcGCAAAATTGGCTACAgtggaatatttattatatggTAAACAATTCAAACGTAAAGAAAGCTCTAAGATCGCTTACGATTTAGCATTAGCATTTGCATCGTTAGatcatttatataatttgaaaCATCTAGATGAATCCATCGTGGAATCTCTTCATTCCAGATACGAATACACTTTAAGACAACACGCTGGTAATCTTTTATCTCAAGTcgatttacaaaattttaTTGCTCATCAAGTTCAAGATACCCATGAAACTGATGAATTGgctaaattattatttaacaACGGGTTTACAATTAAATTTCAAGATGTGGCAATGGAAGACGTAGATTCTATAACTCATATTCAATGGAGATCTTTCACTACAAAAGTTCATGATTCTGAAGTCGCTCATGCAATTGAAGAAGCTAAAAATACTACAATTAAAGATGTTGCAGATTATAGTACTAAATTGTTGAGATGGAATGACGCATTAAATAAACAGGAAGTTCGTATGGCacaatttgatgaagatggttACCAAACTATGATAGCCactgatgatgaggaagatATTACTAATACTAGAGAGAACGATGAAATCTTATTATCCtatatcaaatataatgCCATTTCTACTTCTATCCTTCgtgataattttattttcaagcAATTATGTAAACAATGGATTGCAATGAATTCCAAAGCGTTATCTTCGAGAttgattaaattcaaagaaatagatCGTATCGTTAAAAacttattgaaatatttacaagattTAATGGAATTACCTGGTGTTTAttcagatgatgaattgatgAACCAATTAGCTTTAACTAAACTATATTTCCAACTTCATCTAAATGCTACTTGCCTTGCGTCATTATATCAATCGAAGGGTAAGTATGTTGAATCATTGGCCCTATATGTCGACTCTTACCAAAAATTGGATTCCaaattatatgaaattgatatGGAATCAgaagaatcattattattgccAATAGAacttttgaataaaaagaatatcatcactttacaaaattcaattaaaacCGGAATCAGTAACGTCATTGCCTTAGCAGAATATGAAAAGACCATAAATAAGACCACAACAAATGATACCATaaacaataataagaataataaatatgaaCTATCCATACTTGAAAAGTTCAGTAAAcatgaaaaaatttatccaaaaaatattaatttgaaaaatatttttccattgCAACCAAAATTACAACCGATCGGTAGCAAGCCAACTTTATTCGATTTGGCTTTCAATTATGTTAATTATTcggaagaaaatgaaaataataaatctgtTTCTGTCACCCCAGAATCTCCTCCAGGAACTCCATCGTCAGAACCACCAGTAACAAAGAAACGTGGGTTTTTAGGACTATTTGGACgttgaagaaataaatgcatataataaaaatgaaataaaaaaaacttcATGGCTAACTTCACAATATGCCGATTGTTCCACctaaagaatatataaaatataataaccCTTTTTGTATCTTATAATatctataaataaaaataatgaatgaaatatataaatatggaTGTATTTTAACTAAGGGTGACTGTATATAAACGGCGAAGGTTCCGAAGGCTGGCGAGAGGGAGAGTCTAATATTACAGAGACTACCTACCCTTTGctcattaataataacttcGATAAACTTTCTATTCAAGTACGATTATTACAATACACGGACAGCTTTAGTCAAGTCAAccaatataaaatatactCAAGAGGACAATGTTTCAGGAAAGGACAGCTTAGGAAGCAATActtaaataaatcattgtttttcttttttagaCAATTTACAATAATTATTTTGCAATTCCAAGCTGAATAGTACAGGACTGGGCCCATCAGAAATTTTACTTTTGAAACTTCCAGCAATTTAGTCAAATTCTAGTTAAAATACTTTACTCCTTCTAAAAATGTCCTTCGTTTTTaaaatagtatatattttatattcgTTACAAATTAGCACAAAAGTCCTTAATTCTAATCCTTTAGAAAAGTATCCACTACTAGTTGTAGTAATTGAGTAGTACTAAATTTCACTCTCTTATTTAACAATTCCCatgtttcaattttggTTCCTACCTGTGTAACCAATAAATCCTTTAAAAAGAATgattcaacaatttcagAAACATATCTTTTTTCAGGACCTTTTCTCTTATCAATCAATTGGATACCAAAACGTGAACCTTCTGAAGTGGCAATCTTGAAAACGATATCTGGGAATTTGGGCCCACTTGAACCAAATACTTTCACGGATGAAGCACCTAGTTTTTCCCCaacaatttcttttataaCACCCTTCTGATATAATTGTCTTGTGCTCCATTTAAATTTTAATCCTTGCATATTAACGCTTCCTTTATGCTGCATTTTCTTATAAGCACTTTTTAAATTCTCCAATGTAGTACTTGGTACTATGTCAAACTTTCTACATTTACTGAAACCTTTAATAGTTTTATCGATTTTTTGCTTTAATTGAAGGGAATCgatttcatatttttgattcacattaaatatttcttggTATGTTTCTTCTGTAACCTTTAACTCTTCTTTGACATAATTCATCGCATAATCAGGGTTCTTGATAGTATTTGCAATATCGTTCAATATATTCTGAAGATTGTTATCTGAGGGATTAATTATTCCCGACgtaaataattcttgaacTTTTTGCATaacattttctttcaaaatactATAGGTCTTGGGGGTCAATTCCACAATTATTGGATCTGTACATATCTTAGGATTTGTTCTTAAAAAGTGTTGGAAATTAAACTCTGTTTGAATATTAGATTCGTGATTTAGTAAGTCGAATAGATTGGAGTCGATACCTTCAACTTGCGtcatataaataaatgCTCTCTTCACTCGATCATACCATCTTCTCATTTTATCATCAACAGCTAAGAACTTATATGCAGATGGAtttaattccaaattaaCTCTTCCTGATCTTGGAAGTAATTTCTCATCATTTTGGCTCAAGATCTCCATTAATAAACCTCCGtctgaaaatttatttgcATAACTCTTAAACATTTGAGtgatttcaataattttagtTGATAGTAATTCCAAATGCGGCCTTGGTTTAGTCATATTACTGTATATTAACTTATCGCACTCTTGTTCATAGTCTGGTTcaataagaatattatacAAAATATCCCTTATATGTGGTTTAATGTCTTGAACATATTGATTTAAAGGATCATAAAAACCATCAAACACATccatttcaaaaactttaATCAATGAATGCAATAAGATGTCCAGTTTAGCATTCATTTCACGATTAGAATAACATTCAAATCCATATTCTTCTCTATGAACTAAAAACTCCGCGACAAAAAACTTAATTATGATATTAGAAATTGCACGTAATGAATCCATTTCATTCATATTTTGATCAGCAAATGCACAAAAGGCTTTTGTACATAGGTATCTGACTTCAATAGGTATATCATTGGTTCTTCTAGTGAAAATTTCAGCTATCATTTCCACTGCATGCCATAAGTTTCTTAAATTCTCTATGAATTTCTCTGCAACTTTAGGATCATCGATCGGTGGTGTTGAACTATTAGGGGGCAAGCTGCCATATACCTGCTTATAAATTAACGATGGATCTGCTTCGAAATCAATTTttggattatttaaatattgcAGTAACGGGATGAATAACGAAAACTTCTCGGTATTTTCACGTTGTACAAAATGAACCAATGCTTTCTGCCATAATTGGGTTTTATCTTCCAAGGATTGGGAAAAGGATGGTGTCTGAGCAATGGAATCTAGTAGTATCTCTTTAAGAAATCTAGTGAAATATACTCTTTCCGTTGACGTCATCTTTTTGTTTGGAGTGTTAAATGACATatagatatttttttcaacaaattcTGGTTCAAGAGTATATAATGTTTTCCAATAGGCAGGATCTACTTGTAATAAGTAgaacaatttttcaatggatgGATATTTAGATTGCGGAATGTTCAAACTTTCATAATCAAATTGTCCTTTCATTTGGCTTTCTTTCAGTAAGTTGTAACTATCTAAGACTGAGAGGATATCAAGATCATTTCTGATGGACTTTTGCAAATTTTCCCTTTTAATATTCTCAGCGTCGAATGAAGCTTGTAAACTCTCCAGTTTATTTTGAgtatcttcaatattttccCTGTTGTTCAAAAGATAAGTAAATTTCCTGACAGATTTTAAACATGGGTTGGCATATTCCATAAATTCCAAGTAAGCTGAACGCTGTAATTGCATCCTTATATGGCTTTGAATCATGATTATCGAATTTGCATTactttgataatattggGCTCTACGGTTTAATTTTGAGCGAAGTTGGAATCCTCTTATATGAGCCTGGATTTGattaagaaaattatattcaataatgtcATCTACCAGATCCAATGTGTATCTCACTAAGATCCCCCTAACTTGTGACTGTACTAATGTAACAGCTTTGATTTCTCTATCATCTGAGAAGGATACCAAATTTAATAGTTTCCTTTTCTGATATCCCTTTATGTGAGAAGATAACTTCAAAATCGTACcttgatgaatttttcttaatGGCTCTATAATTTTGGcttgtttgtttcttcGAAAATTACCTCTACATATTGATTGGAAATCTTCTATCATAAGTTCATCTTTTTTGGACTCTTGTATAACTTCTCTAAAGCCCTCTCTGACTTTATTGGCCCTTACTAAGCATTGGAATTCAAGAACCGCGGATGATAAGTTAGATGCCGTGAGTAATCTTGAGGGGGAAGAAAGCTGTATCCTCAATTGTAACCCTCGTAttctattttgaaattttatcaGAGGTTCAGTTATAAgttgaatatttgataattgtCTTTGTGTTCGTTTTCTAAGTAATGCACCTCTCGAACGTCTTTGTAACATTTCAATTACATGTTCTTGTCTTACTAACTTTATCCTCAGAGAATCCAAATGATACCTTAGTGTATCACCTTTTATCCTTGATTGCAACACGTTGAATGAAAGGGGTAatacaatatttttcttgctCTCGGATTTACATGAATTGAGATCTCTAcgatatcttcttcttaaaTTGGAACCTCTTATATTCCCTTGTAGGTTGATTGTTTCCTTGACAaataatcttaataaatgattttgGATATGAAGAGTAAATCTAATATTTATACCTCTGCATTTACTTTGCAATTGTGTGACGTTATCGAGAAATTCATCCTCATTCATCCGTTGCCTTCTTGTTGGCGAATATCTTTGTGATGGAGAATATTGGAAAGTTTCATAAAActtcaaatcattattgCGGTCTACGCTTCTTTGCCTATAAAAATCAGTGTCATATGATAAGTTATTCGAAATTGAGGATGAATAATATGACAAACTAGAAGTTTTTAGTGGACTATATTCAAGATGTGGGACTCTAGTGAATAACTCCGGGTCTATAGATGGGAAAGTGGGGAGAGCTGTTGAATGGTAACTATAGGGCGATGAGTAGTCATTTAGACGGTGGGCTGACTTGGTTTCAATATCTGTTACCAAAGTGGATGGATCAGGACTAGGTGGCGTTTCAGCAGAATAATATGGTCTTGGAGTCTTTGTTGGTGTTCTGGGTTCTTGATAAAACTCTGTTGATTTAGATACAGATGAAACTCTTTCTACCTTATTGTTTGGTAAATCTTTTTTAACGGTGGTGGTTAACTTCTCAGGTATCGGAACATTTTTTGGTATGTTTTGGGAATGTTCATAATCGTTAAAATCTTGAATGAGGCCGCTTGGAATGgtatcattatctttctCAGTCAATGAGATGTGCCTTAATCCTAATGATTTAAAATCTCTAATTCTTGGCCAAGTTTTCCTACATTTTTTGACTTCCTCTTTACTAAAGCTTATTTTGGATGATAGATTAATCAAATCGGGTGTCTTTCCGGGCCATTTCTTATTAATTATGGATATTAAGATATACAATGTTTCAAATACCTGTGGTAGATCTTTCTTATTGTAtaaatcttgtaattcaAACTTGAAAGAATTAGGTACACCGACATGTTCAACCAATGAGAAAAAGGCGTTGATATTCTGAGTATGCCTGAATTGTAATTTGTCCCCAGCGGGGAAAACATGATGAATCAACTCTGGATTTATTCTCTGTACGACTTGAGCTAAATAGACACCATTTCTTAAAGAGTCTCCTATGGCAAGCTCCAATTCTGGGGGCAATTCCTCGTTAATTAGTTGTTCGATCCACTGTTTAATTTCAGCAATTCTGCATAGAAATTCGTAGTATCTTAATTCGTCCTTGGTGAATTGACTAAGATCAATTTTAAAGGTGGAGTccattatcttctttttaGAAGAAGGTGTAGGTGTCGTTAAAGGTGCCGGTTTTGAGGGAGTATTGAcactattattatcctttgctaatttttctaaaCGAAAAGAAGATTTACCAACTCTAGATGTCGTAGAAGACGCTTGTTCGACAGTGTTCATTCTTGAAGGAGAAAGTGGCTTCAGTGGATATGAGTTGGGTGTAGATTGGttcttgatattatttttccatGACACATTTTCATTGTGCGATGATAGATTCTGAACGTATCTGCTCAGGAAAGAGTTGCTTGTCGCAGACATTGTAAATCTGAGATGCTGATTTCTCAACCGAGTAAATAGATAAACGAATCACAATCTAGCAATTGTGCGTTAGTTTACTCTCTCATCTGGAGTTTTTAAAGGTTAGGAGAGGAAGAGTCCTTATCTCCATGTTGAAAAATCCATGTTTATTCTTaacaaattttccaatatttaCGTATTACCATTTCGGGCAAGCTATTATGCTGAGCGTTAAACACAAAACCTTATACTTAacatttattaaatgatagTTGGTTTGTTAACAGGATATGTATGTACAGATGGAAggatatttatattttgtatGATTAATGAGCAAGAGTGAATGAAATGATATTTgatatgtatatataagaaTTGTCGctattttcttcatattaTTGAGTCTGTCTAGTCTATCCGTCCTTTCTTATATCGACCACCCTGCTCTATCTGTAGTCCCCTCCCTCCTATATATCTCCAGAGAATTAGGGACCATATGATAATGACAATTGGGATGAATGACGAAACCACACAAGGATAAATACCAAACTCGAAGCAGAGTAACATAAACGCAATAGATTTGGCAATCGCTGAGATATGTTCAAATAAGAAAGACATATCTTTTTCGCGTTCCTTGTCACTAGAGCTTACCTTGCTAACTCCCCCGTTAATATGCTCTACAATAGCACCTATCAAGACTTTCTCATTGTTGAATGCCCTAAAATGATTTTTCGCCATGTCAACCATAGCCACCCACTGAATTTCCAGAGACAACTTCTATTGTTTCAATGGCAGCAAGCAATGAGTATTTCACAGACTTCAATAAAGGTTCACCATCATGGAGGATTATATTAGAATATGAATTAGTAACAGCCTTACCTAAGACATATTTACCTAgcatatttattttccatgCATGGAACTGAAAATATGATAAAATGGCATTCTTAAAGGCCttatttcttcaagaaaGTTTATTAATCAAACCTCGATATTGTTTTCCTCATGATGTAATATTATCCAATTCATCCTTAGTTAAAAGTACATTAGACCCATTCAATCGTTTGAAAATCAAACCTTCATTCTTCTCGATTAGATATGGAAGGACCAACAAGCGTTCAAAGTTATTTTGCATAGCAGCGGTAGATTCTCCGAGTGTACCTGATGCGGtgttatttttaattgagTACAGTTTTTCATGAAATGACTTTACTTtgtattttgaatattagaCATATCAATTCTTGCTCAGAATTTCTCGACAGTGACAGTGGAGAAATTGAAGCGACCGACAGATAACAATGAAATAACATCCTTTTCTCCATCATTGTGTGGTAAGGCACTTGCCAAGGGAAAGGGAGAGAAACTTTATAATGAacagaaattgaaaaaacaGCTTTGTCTTGTTCTTCGATGGTTGTGTGTAGGAAGcagttttgaaaagataCTCGATATTGGGTTTTTTGATAAGGGAAAGGAAATGCTGAGAAATGGGTATATAAGAAAAGCTTTCTAGGAAAGTAGAAACGAAAAATAGTTTCTATAAACTGATATAAAATTTAggataattttatttgcATTTTTATTGATGCCtccctttttctttttactGAACTTATTGAATTAACCCAGATGACgctaaaaaaataatacttgGTCGAGAAGTTGTACtagaaagaaaaacttAATTCCACTACATAAAACTTCCTCGGATGTACATATAGACAGTCAATGAGGACGGTTAGcatatattttgtttcttaaAGTATTTCTTCTAGATTTTTCTATGTCGGCATGCCCTTTGTAAAGTGTCACAAAAACATGATGtgtattataataataaggaCCGTTATATGAATTAGATTACATGTAACGTTAACTATACTTTATAACTCCGTCAGAGAGCCCGACGTCTTTTCCCATAAATTTCCACAAATTCAACTTGACAATAATGAGATATGTTCGGCTTTTTTCTCTGGGTAATGGTTTATGGGCGTCGCATAATGAGACAGTCTCGAAAACTAGTTCTGTGGGTTATAcgatatatatttttttgttagcGACTGTGAATCATTGCAAAAGAAGTCAAAGTCATCAAACCTGTAGCATTCATTACTTGTATAACTTCCATTCAAGTTTAAATTGGTGAAGTCTTGAATTTCCAAATATGGTTTTGATCTCTCATGGAAGATGATACCAGAGCAATTTTCTAAAATAACATTTTGGTCTTTGTTCTCTCCCTCTCTGCCAGATATTGCTGATTGGATGTATATCTTACAGTTGTTCAGTTCATGTAATCGTACTTGAatagtattatttgttCGAGTTGCTAATAAAATCACTGAGTTTTTGCAGtttgaaatgaaaaaactTCCATTATTGAAAGGTATGGATTGTAGATTGATAAGtgtattatcaatattatgGAAAGATAACGAGCCGTTAACATTCTCATCTTCTGGTATTATGTTAGATCCTGAAACAACAATGCAATTTACTAGATTTTTATATGCCTGTGTCCTTTCTACTgataaatgaattgatttcCCACTCGTGTTCAGATCAACACTTGTTAATTCCCCATTATTtgtcttttcttcaacCTTCGCTGTCTTCTTCCGTAACGATGAagttttcttgaatttaaatcttctactattagaagatgacgtattattacttatattctttgaattgATCACTTTCAATAGCGATTGAAGTTGTGAAGAATAACGTTCCATATCATATGTTGGTAAATCATTTGATATCTCATTGAATATCTTATTAAGTTCTATTGCATTCAAATATATGTCATTATAATCGAGATTTTTATCTTCGTCTTCCAATATTTCTTGCAATTCTGATTTAATCTTTCGttagtatatatttttcgTTTTT
Above is a genomic segment from Naumovozyma dairenensis CBS 421 chromosome 6, complete genome containing:
- the IQG1 gene encoding Iqg1p (similar to Saccharomyces cerevisiae IQG1 (YPL242C); ancestral locus Anc_6.269); the encoded protein is MSATSNSFLSRYVQNLSSHNENVSWKNNIKNQSTPNSYPLKPLSPSRMNTVEQASSTTSRVGKSSFRLEKLAKDNNSVNTPSKPAPLTTPTPSSKKKIMDSTFKIDLSQFTKDELRYYEFLCRIAEIKQWIEQLINEELPPELELAIGDSLRNGVYLAQVVQRINPELIHHVFPAGDKLQFRHTQNINAFFSLVEHVGVPNSFKFELQDLYNKKDLPQVFETLYILISIINKKWPGKTPDLINLSSKISFSKEEVKKCRKTWPRIRDFKSLGLRHISLTEKDNDTIPSGLIQDFNDYEHSQNIPKNVPIPEKLTTTVKKDLPNNKVERVSSVSKSTEFYQEPRTPTKTPRPYYSAETPPSPDPSTLVTDIETKSAHRLNDYSSPYSYHSTALPTFPSIDPELFTRVPHLEYSPLKTSSLSYYSSSISNNLSYDTDFYRQRSVDRNNDLKFYETFQYSPSQRYSPTRRQRMNEDEFLDNVTQLQSKCRGINIRFTLHIQNHLLRLFVKETINLQGNIRGSNLRRRYRRDLNSCKSESKKNIVLPLSFNVLQSRIKGDTLRYHLDSLRIKLVRQEHVIEMLQRRSRGALLRKRTQRQLSNIQLITEPLIKFQNRIRGLQLRIQLSSPSRLLTASNLSSAVLEFQCLVRANKVREGFREVIQESKKDELMIEDFQSICRGNFRRNKQAKIIEPLRKIHQGTILKLSSHIKGYQKRKLLNLVSFSDDREIKAVTLVQSQVRGILVRYTLDLVDDIIEYNFLNQIQAHIRGFQLRSKLNRRAQYYQSNANSIIMIQSHIRMQLQRSAYLEFMEYANPCLKSVRKFTYLLNNRENIEDTQNKLESLQASFDAENIKRENLQKSIRNDLDILSVLDSYNLLKESQMKGQFDYESLNIPQSKYPSIEKLFYLLQVDPAYWKTLYTLEPEFVEKNIYMSFNTPNKKMTSTERVYFTRFLKEILLDSIAQTPSFSQSLEDKTQLWQKALVHFVQRENTEKFSLFIPLLQYLNNPKIDFEADPSLIYKQVYGSLPPNSSTPPIDDPKVAEKFIENLRNLWHAVEMIAEIFTRRTNDIPIEVRYLCTKAFCAFADQNMNEMDSLRAISNIIIKFFVAEFLVHREEYGFECYSNREMNAKLDILLHSLIKVFEMDVFDGFYDPLNQYVQDIKPHIRDILYNILIEPDYEQECDKLIYSNMTKPRPHLELLSTKIIEITQMFKSYANKFSDGGLLMEILSQNDEKLLPRSGRVNLELNPSAYKFLAVDDKMRRWYDRVKRAFIYMTQVEGIDSNLFDLLNHESNIQTEFNFQHFLRTNPKICTDPIIVELTPKTYSILKENVMQKVQELFTSGIINPSDNNLQNILNDIANTIKNPDYAMNYVKEELKVTEETYQEIFNVNQKYEIDSLQLKQKIDKTIKGFSKCRKFDIVPSTTLENLKSAYKKMQHKGSVNMQGLKFKWSTRQLYQKGVIKEIVGEKLGASSVKVFGSSGPKFPDIVFKIATSEGSRFGIQLIDKRKGPEKRYVSEIVESFFLKDLLVTQVGTKIETWELLNKRVKFSTTQLLQLVVDTFLKD
- the CIN2 gene encoding GTPase-activating protein CIN2 (similar to Saccharomyces cerevisiae CIN2 (YPL241C); ancestral locus Anc_6.268), which gives rise to MGTTGSNDLLSFRTRLEKLQEILEDEDKNLDYNDIYLNAIELNKIFNEISNDLPTYDMERYSSQLQSLLKVINSKNISNNTSSSNSRRFKFKKTSSLRKKTAKVEEKTNNGELTSVDLNTSGKSIHLSVERTQAYKNLVNCIVVSGSNIIPEDENVNGSLSFHNIDNTLINLQSIPFNNGSFFISNCKNSVILLATRTNNTIQVRLHELNNCKIYIQSAISGREGENKDQNVILENCSGIIFHERSKPYLEIQDFTNLNLNGSYTSNECYRFDDFDFFCNDSQSLTKKYISYNPQN